Within the Papaver somniferum cultivar HN1 unplaced genomic scaffold, ASM357369v1 unplaced-scaffold_132, whole genome shotgun sequence genome, the region AAAACTGAAAACATGAAATAAAGATATAACGACAACATATAACATGAAAGTTGATCAGTAAAACCAACAAAGCCAGATACAGATATCAGTTCTCAAGCCTTCACTTCCTTCACTTCCTTCATTTCCTTCACTTCCTTCATTTCCTTCACTCCCTTGGCATCTTCTTTCACATCTTCAATCTGAAAAGCAGCAGTAGGCTGTTGCTTTGAAAGACCAAGAGAGCTTTTGAACGTGATCTTCCCGGTAGGGGGATCATCAACATATATTTCAGTTAAAGTAACCCAAAGCAAGAGCTCTCTTGCTTTAACACCGGTCAGCTTTCTGATTCTATTTTTCTCAACATAAGCAGTGACTTCAGAGGCATAAGAGACTAAGCTCCCAACCTTTTCAAACCTGTGTtcgatcttcttcttttgttttaacCAGACGAACCCAGTTTCTTCTACATGCCCACATTCTATTATATCTCTCAATGGTAACAACCCATTTGGTAATCCAACTTCTGTTAACACAAACTTACATTTCTCTTGTCCAATTTCATCTCCAGTGTAAACCACTGCCTTGGACCTCACCTCTTCTATTATTTGagacatctctctctctctctctctctctctctctctctctcaaatcAAGTAGGTTGAAGTAGTGGTCATGGGGTCTTCATTATATAGAGAAGAAGCCAACTAACCGTGAACCTGTTTTCAATGAGAATGGCAAATCTGCCATCAGGTTACTTAAAATGTGCTCTAAAGGTCTTGATTGCCCATTGACTCTCTTGCTCCTCATTGATGATACGTGATGTACATAAAGCTATGTCGTTATGGTGATTGAAATGTAGTTGGGGTCACAACTCACAAGAAGTAATGGGTAGGTAAATAATGCAACTTATTGCTCGGTGTTAGGCTCTAAACTGAGTTATGTACAGATTACAGTAATTACGAAACGCACTGACATGATTCAAGGCTCTCTGCTATGCTTTAAATGAGATGTGGTTGGGTAGGTTGTTGAAAAGATTGGTATTAAAACGGGGGTTGTAAATTTAAGTTAATTTTTGGTACCACAGTATATTAGGTCAAGGATAACCCTTTATGGTTCCATCATAAATGGAATGCATGATATACACAAGGACAATAACAAACCTTTATGTTCCCATCATAAAGGTATGGAATGAAAGAAATGGGCATAAACCCTCCATGTGAGAATTCAGGCAATATTCAGTTCACCAAAAAAGCTGGAAATTTTCCAacttaataagtagaaaataaGAACTCATTTCTCTTAATTATTGTTCATTGCACTACAAAGAATGGAGTGTTTTCATCTCAAGTTCAAGGCAAAACTTTACCTTCTTTTACATTCACAACACGAATCCTTCGGGAAAAATGGCACATGCAAGTGTCAACTGGATGATGCTACCCTCTTGGTGTCGACATGTCATTTAACAATGACTTGATGTGCTGAACCTCTTTAGGCATTGACCCAGTTAGGACCTGTTTCCAATCCAAACCATAATATGTCTTAGTTTAAACTGATTCAAGATGTgacaaaatcacaaaaaaaaaccaaCTGAAAGTTTAAAAGTGAGGCATTGACATTGTGCAAGAACTATTACCTCGTATCCAGTTTCTGTGATAAGAACTTCATCCTCGATTCTTATCCCAATGCCTTTGTATCTGTACATCCACCCCACCAGTAAATGACTTAGAAACACAAGTTAAAGTTATAATACAATAATATGACCACAATTGATACCCATCAAAAGATCAATTAGGGCTGTTTTCTAACAGTATGGATGGAGGGTTGTGTTTTGATGCACTTAAAACAGGGACGATGAAATTTGATCGATTCATAGAACTCTGTATAACAACTATCTCTCAACAATTGGTAGGACACAGAGATTGTTACTAACTGAAATAGTTACCTGTCTGGCACGTCAAAGGAAGATGGAAGGTAAATCCCCGGTTCGATTGTTATGACCTTATTGAACATAAAAGCTCACATATCAAAAAAGCGCCTTGTGCTAAGAAATTAGAAGAAAATTCGCTCTTCCTCAAAATTAGCTGTTACTTACAACACCGGGCTTCAGAAGACAGTCAGTGCTGATTGCTGAAGAGTCATGCACATCCATTCCAAGATAATGACCTAGTAGTTGAGACAAAACAAGAAGACGATTACTTTACCATTAATATGAACCTCTTTGGCCGGAAAAAACAGAACAGCTCAAGAATGAAAGAACAGACCTATAGCAGTGGGATTCAGTTTACTGTAATTCTGAACATCAGATTTATGTTGTAGGATCCCAATCTCCGCAAGTCCTTTGCAGAGCATGTGGACCTGCATGAATGTAGGCACTTAAGGTTATAAGTTACACCTTAGCAATTTGATACCATCCATAAAAAATATAACAATTAATAAATAATGTCTTGATTTATTAGCATTTGTCGGCAAATTTGGTTTAGTAAGTCATACTGAAGAGTGGTGTATTTCGCGGATGCTAATACCAGGTTTGCAAAGCTTTATACATTCTTTGTTTGTCTCCAAGATAAGATCATAAAGCTCTTCCTGTGAAAAGGAATTACGGTCTTTGTTAGTTTAACTGAAAGAGTTTTTATCCAAATAAATAATGTTTTGTCACAAGATAATTTGTTTGTTACAAGAAAACTTTAAAAGGAAAACATACTTGAGCTGGGGTAAAGTGTCCACTTGTTGGCCATGTACGAGTAAGATCACTGAGATAGCCATGCAACTCGCATCCAATATCCATCAAAACTAGATCCCCGTCTTTGATCTACAACTTAAAATCTATGTCACTGTGCAATAGAAGAAAATGAATAAAATAGACATAGAAAACAGGAGAAGTTAGCTTCAAAGTATTGTTCGTACTTTTTGATCATTTCTGGA harbors:
- the LOC113333191 gene encoding uncharacterized protein LOC113333191 produces the protein MSQIIEEVRSKAVVYTGDEIGQEKCKFVLTEVGLPNGLLPLRDIIECGHVEETGFVWLKQKKKIEHRFEKVGSLVSYASEVTAYVEKNRIRKLTGVKARELLLWVTLTEIYVDDPPTGKITFKSSLGLSKQQPTAAFQIEDVKEDAKGVKEMKEVKEMKEVKEVKA